A stretch of Cynocephalus volans isolate mCynVol1 chromosome 9, mCynVol1.pri, whole genome shotgun sequence DNA encodes these proteins:
- the JCHAIN gene encoding LOW QUALITY PROTEIN: immunoglobulin J chain (The sequence of the model RefSeq protein was modified relative to this genomic sequence to represent the inferred CDS: substituted 1 base at 1 genomic stop codon), whose product MKNHLLFWGVLAIFVKAVLVTGMWYLENELKXKKNIAWISHDEDGMIVLADNKCKCARVTSRIIRSTSEDPNEDIVERNIRVIVPLNNRENISDPTSPLRTKFVYHLSDLCKKCDPTEVELDNNVVIATQSNICNEDSATETCYTYNRNKCYTAMVPLTYDGNTKMVEVALTPDSCYPD is encoded by the exons ATGAAGAACCATTTGCTTTTCTGGGGAGTGCTGGCCATTTTTGTTAAGGCTGTTCTTGTGACAGGTATGTGGTATTTAGAAAATGaactcaaataaaagaaaaatatagcatggattt CCCATGATGAAGATGGAATGATTGTTCTTGCTGATAACAAATGTAAGTGTGCCCGGGTTACTTCCAGGATCATCCGTTCTACTTCTGAAGACCCTAATGAGGAcattgtggagagaaacatccgAGTTAT tgttCCTCTGAACAACAGGGAGAACATCTCTGATCCCACATCACCACTGAGAACTAAATTCGTGTACCATTTGTCTGACCT CTGTAAAAAATGTGATCCTACAGAAGTGGAGCTGGATAATAATGTAGTTATTGCTACACAGAGCAATATCTGTAATGAAGACAGTGCTACAGAGACCTGCTACACTTATAACAGAAACAAGTGCTACACAGCTATGGTCCCACTTACTTATGATGGTAATACCAAAATGGTGGAAGTAGCCTTGACCCCAGATTCCTGTTACCCTGACTAA